A stretch of Paludisphaera borealis DNA encodes these proteins:
- a CDS encoding beta-ribofuranosylaminobenzene 5'-phosphate synthase family protein, whose translation MTPLRIRTASRLHFGLLGWGPHAPRQFGGVGLMVEHPGLELTATHADEFQAVGRLSDRVASLLDRMREKEVSGSGLRPARIEVVAAPDEHMGLGVGTQLSLAVAGLLLTLSGVGEPSVEALARLSERGRRSGVGLHGFLHGGLVVDGGHKVADDIPPLVSRMDFPPEWSILIVRPPGPEGRHGAEEALAFAELPPCPERVTERLCRLVLLDLLSAVAEHDLAAFGAAVSELQHRVGTAFAPAQGGVYATPESETLVDDFARLGLVGGGQSSWGPSLYAFGDLSAEERQAVADWLVDRRGLDRSEILWTRARNQGASITSL comes from the coding sequence ATGACGCCCCTCCGCATCCGGACCGCGAGCCGGCTCCATTTCGGACTCCTCGGCTGGGGGCCCCACGCCCCCCGGCAGTTCGGCGGCGTCGGCCTGATGGTCGAGCACCCCGGCCTGGAGCTGACCGCGACCCACGCCGACGAGTTCCAGGCCGTCGGCCGGCTGTCCGACCGCGTCGCCTCGCTGCTCGACCGGATGCGCGAGAAGGAAGTCTCGGGTTCCGGGCTCCGGCCGGCTCGGATCGAGGTCGTCGCCGCCCCCGACGAGCACATGGGATTGGGCGTCGGGACCCAGCTCAGCCTCGCCGTCGCCGGGCTGTTGCTGACGCTCTCGGGCGTCGGCGAACCGTCGGTCGAGGCGCTCGCCCGACTGTCGGAGCGAGGCCGCCGGTCGGGCGTCGGGCTCCACGGCTTCTTGCACGGCGGGCTCGTCGTCGACGGCGGCCACAAGGTCGCCGACGACATCCCGCCGCTCGTCTCCCGCATGGACTTCCCCCCGGAATGGTCGATCCTGATCGTCCGCCCCCCCGGCCCGGAAGGGCGGCACGGCGCGGAGGAAGCCCTCGCCTTCGCCGAGCTTCCCCCCTGCCCCGAACGCGTCACCGAGCGGCTCTGCCGGCTGGTGCTGCTCGACCTCCTCAGCGCCGTGGCCGAGCACGATCTGGCCGCCTTCGGCGCGGCGGTCAGCGAGCTTCAGCATCGCGTCGGCACGGCCTTCGCCCCGGCCCAGGGGGGGGTCTACGCGACCCCCGAATCGGAAACCCTGGTCGACGACTTCGCCCGCCTCGGCCTGGTCGGCGGCGGCCAAAGCTCGTGGGGGCCGTCGCTCTACGCCTTCGGCGACCTCTCTGCCGAGGAGCGCCAGGCCGTCGCCGACTGGCTCGTCGACCGCCGGGGCCTGGATCGTTCGGAAATCCTCTGGACCCGGGCCCGCAACCAGGGCGCGTCGATCACCTCCCTCTGA
- a CDS encoding TlpA family protein disulfide reductase, with translation MIKIAKPMAFAMLVGIGWLGTAAARAENLGIGDPAPKLEVKSFVKGEPVKALEPGKIYVVEFWATWCGPCRSTIPHLTELQKKHADAIFIGVSIAEQDQDKVKPFVDEMADKMNYRVALDAVPDKGDAGDGAMSKNWMKAAGQGGIPTAFIINKDNKIAWIGHPAGMDEPLEKIVTGSWDLKTAIAESKKAAEEQAKGQEVQKKLAAAIQSEDPDKVLAAIDEIAKEFPAKVAALDGLKFTSLVQKGDEDKALETGKKLLEGDAGKSSGDLNNIAWAIVDPAAKHKPSAKLLTFAVEAAERGDELEKGKSPYIADTLAKAYFDSGKAAKALEVQKRAVENAKGTDLEDDKGMKERLEQYQKAAEAGK, from the coding sequence ATGATCAAGATCGCAAAACCAATGGCGTTCGCGATGCTGGTGGGAATCGGGTGGCTGGGTACGGCCGCCGCCCGGGCCGAGAACCTCGGGATCGGCGACCCCGCGCCGAAGCTCGAAGTCAAGTCGTTCGTCAAGGGCGAGCCCGTCAAGGCGCTTGAACCCGGCAAGATCTACGTCGTCGAATTCTGGGCGACCTGGTGCGGCCCCTGCCGGTCGACCATCCCACACTTGACCGAGCTGCAAAAGAAGCATGCCGACGCGATTTTCATCGGCGTCAGCATCGCGGAGCAGGACCAGGACAAGGTCAAGCCATTCGTCGACGAGATGGCCGATAAGATGAACTACCGCGTGGCCCTCGACGCCGTCCCCGACAAGGGAGACGCGGGCGACGGCGCGATGTCCAAGAACTGGATGAAAGCCGCCGGCCAGGGCGGAATCCCCACGGCCTTCATCATCAACAAGGACAACAAGATCGCCTGGATCGGCCATCCCGCCGGCATGGACGAACCGCTCGAGAAGATCGTGACCGGCTCGTGGGACCTCAAAACGGCCATCGCCGAGAGCAAGAAGGCCGCGGAAGAGCAAGCCAAGGGCCAGGAAGTCCAGAAGAAACTCGCCGCCGCGATCCAGTCGGAAGATCCCGACAAGGTCCTCGCCGCGATCGACGAGATCGCCAAGGAGTTCCCCGCCAAGGTCGCGGCCCTCGACGGCCTGAAATTCACCAGCCTGGTCCAGAAGGGCGACGAGGACAAGGCGCTCGAAACCGGCAAGAAACTGCTCGAAGGCGACGCCGGCAAGAGCTCCGGCGACCTGAACAACATCGCCTGGGCGATCGTCGACCCCGCCGCCAAGCACAAGCCGAGCGCCAAACTCTTGACCTTCGCCGTCGAGGCCGCTGAGCGCGGCGACGAATTGGAGAAAGGCAAGAGCCCCTACATCGCCGACACCCTCGCCAAGGCCTACTTCGATTCCGGCAAGGCCGCCAAGGCCCTGGAAGTCCAGAAACGAGCCGTCGAAAACGCCAAGGGGACCGACCTCGAAGACGACAAAGGCATGAAAGAACGCCTTGAGCAGTACCAGAAGGCCGCCGAAGCCGGCAAGTAA
- a CDS encoding IS110 family transposase, which translates to MDIVHDRCAGLDVHKKTVVACVRHINPDGSVASVVHTFGTMTADLLALADWLDAHGVREVAMESTGVYWKPIFHILEGRFDVMLVNAGRLKQVPGRKTDVKDAEWIAQLLQHGLLSPSFIPKPEIRELRDLTRQRTELVRDRAAVANRLQKTLEDANVKLGSVASDVLGASGRAMIRAIIDGQDDPEKLADLAKQRLRGKIPELRRALLGRVTDHHRFVLRLLTDQIDALERLIERLDERIDEAMRPFDEAAGRLQGIPGVGDRAAEVIVGEIGPDVESFPTAGHLCSWAGLCPGNDQSAGKRRSGKTTKGSPWLRSLLVQSAWSASHAKNTAFSICYRRWVPRLGKKKALIAVAHKILVVIWHLLKNGADYRERQLPAPAA; encoded by the coding sequence ATGGACATCGTTCACGATCGCTGCGCCGGGCTCGACGTCCACAAGAAGACCGTCGTCGCCTGCGTCCGCCACATCAACCCCGACGGCTCGGTCGCCTCGGTGGTCCACACCTTCGGCACGATGACCGCCGACCTGCTGGCCCTGGCCGACTGGCTCGACGCCCACGGCGTCCGCGAGGTCGCCATGGAGAGCACGGGCGTCTACTGGAAGCCGATCTTCCACATCCTGGAAGGGCGATTCGACGTGATGCTGGTCAACGCCGGGCGGCTCAAGCAGGTCCCCGGCCGCAAGACCGACGTCAAGGACGCCGAGTGGATCGCCCAGTTGCTCCAGCACGGCCTGCTGTCGCCCAGCTTCATCCCCAAGCCGGAGATCCGCGAGCTTCGCGACCTGACCCGGCAGCGCACCGAGTTGGTCCGCGACCGCGCCGCGGTGGCCAATCGCCTCCAGAAGACGCTGGAGGACGCCAACGTCAAGCTGGGGTCGGTGGCCAGCGACGTCCTGGGGGCCTCGGGGCGCGCCATGATCCGGGCGATCATCGACGGCCAGGACGACCCGGAGAAGCTGGCCGATCTGGCCAAGCAGCGGCTCCGGGGCAAGATCCCCGAGCTGAGGCGGGCGCTGTTGGGCCGGGTCACCGACCACCACCGCTTCGTGCTCCGGCTGCTGACGGATCAGATCGACGCGTTGGAACGCCTGATCGAGCGGCTGGACGAGCGGATCGACGAGGCCATGAGGCCGTTCGACGAGGCGGCGGGCCGGCTCCAGGGGATCCCCGGAGTGGGGGATCGGGCGGCGGAGGTGATCGTGGGGGAGATCGGGCCGGACGTGGAGTCGTTCCCGACCGCGGGCCACCTCTGCTCCTGGGCGGGGCTGTGCCCGGGCAACGACCAAAGCGCCGGCAAACGCCGCAGCGGCAAGACGACCAAGGGGAGTCCGTGGCTGCGTTCGCTCCTGGTGCAGTCGGCGTGGTCGGCCAGCCACGCCAAGAACACCGCCTTCAGCATCTGCTACCGTCGATGGGTCCCACGACTCGGGAAAAAGAAGGCTCTGATCGCCGTGGCGCACAAGATCCTGGTGGTGATCTGGCACCTGCTCAAGAACGGGGCCGACTACCGCGAACGCCAACTACCAGCCCCTGCAGCCTGA